A single window of Solanum dulcamara chromosome 5, daSolDulc1.2, whole genome shotgun sequence DNA harbors:
- the LOC129889174 gene encoding uncharacterized protein LOC129889174 produces the protein MEQESLSRTGRLPTNDRRILAIGIGLVAVISPLYIDSRKNTTEPQLEEQTINFLFPYLPLLFLITLIMSISISHQLARFSSYDNRLLAIGLTLVAILSPLYIDRRKLVDPELEEQSLGISSYLPLLMLFLIIAIAMSCYLDHSFTRFDPYWIHRVGGSSTGILILLLVLAFVLKFKAL, from the coding sequence ATGGAGCAGGAATCTTTAAGCAGGACAGGCAGGTTGCCTACAAATGATAGGAGGATTTTGGCCATAGGCATTGGACTTGTGGCTGTCATCTCTCCTCTATACATTGACAGTAGAAAAAACACTACTGAACCCCAGCTTGAAGAACAAACCATCAACTTCCTCTTTCCCTATCTTCCACTGCTCTTCTTGATCACCCTCATCATGAGCATAAGTATTTCTCATCAATTGGCCCGGTTCTCATCCTATGATAACAGGCTTCTAGCGATAGGTCTTACACTTGTTGCCATACTCTCACCTCTGTACATCGACAGGAGAAAATTAGTTGATCCAGAGCTTGAAGAGCAATCACTTGGCATCTCTTCATACTTGCCATTGCTCATGTTGTTTCTCATCATTGCCATTGCTATGTCATGCTACTTGGACCACAGCTTTACCAGGTTCGATCCTTACTGGATTCACAGGGTTGGCGGTTCTTCCACTGGGATTCTTATTCTTCTCCTTGTTCTTGCATTTGTTTTGAAGTTTAAAGCTCTCTAG
- the LOC129889171 gene encoding ylmG homolog protein 2, chloroplastic yields the protein MVAQSSAQSMGEALGEKKNCVVSNCLISLPFSTPPFFKQLPKSNLQLAPNAFLHLHNSLLSTAEKCFSLLHSFVATQPLFNKIMKFSSHFSQVQYRTYQNLGNLSHHNFAAVLPGDSVAGIVVANGVINFLNIYNSLLVVRLILTWFPNAPPAIVSPLSTLCDPYLNIFRGIIPPLGGTLDLSPILAFLVLNAFTSTASALPAELPSTTVRASSDTTPRAPVFHLTNSQKKWMRRLSGNKSKTADAES from the exons ATGGTTGCTCAATCTTCAGCGCAATCAATGGGTGAAGCATTAGGAGAGAAGAAAAATTGTGTGGTATCAAACTGTTTAATTTCACTACCCTTTTCAACCCCTCCATTCTTCAAACAACTCCCAAAATCAAATCTACAGTTGGCACCAAATGcctttcttcatcttcacaaCTCCTTACTCTCCACAGCTGAGAAATGCTTCAGCTTGCTGCATTCTTTTGTTGCCACTCAACCCCTTTTcaacaaaatcatgaaattctcTTCTCATTTCTCTCAG GTACAGTACAGGACTTACCAGAACTTGGGTAATCTGTCCCATCACAATTTTGCAGCTGTCTTGCCTGGTGACTCAGTTGCAGGAATTGTTGTTGCAAATGGAGTTATAAATTTCTTGAACATCTACAATTCATTGCTGGTTGTCAGGCTTATTTTAACCTGGTTCCCAAATGCTCCTCCTGCCATTGTCAGTCCCCTCAG CACTCTATGCGACCCATACTTGAACATATTCCGTGGGATTATTCCACCACTTGGAGGGACTCTGGATCTTTCACCCATATTGGCATTTCTTGTTTTGAATGCCTTTACCAGCACTGCATCTGCACTTCCTGCTGAACTTCCATCCACAACTGTGAGAGCTTCATCAGATACAACACCTCGTGCACCAGTATTTCATCTTACTAATTCGCAGAAGAAATGGATGAGGAGACTTTCTGGAAACAAGTCAAAGACTGCTGATGCTGAAAGTTAA